TCATTGCTTCAGTAATGCACACAGGCTGGTTTTTGTTAACAAAATCACCTTCTTTTACAAGTATTTTAGATATTTTTCCAGGCATTGTGGCAATTACATGATTTGGATTTTTTTTGTCGCCTTTTAGGTTTTGTTTTAATGTAGCTTGAAGATTCAAATCTTTTACTGTAACAAATCTTGATTCACCATTTACTTCAAAAGTAAGTATTCTCTGGCCTTTAGAATCCGCTTCTCCTACGGCAATAAGTTTTACAAAAATTGTTTTTCCTTCTTCAAGGTTAATTACAGTTTCTTCACCTACATTTAAAGGAAAGAAAAAGTCTTTAGTAGACAGTACCCATACGTCGCCATAATCTTTATTAAAATTAAAGTAATCTTCTATAACTTTGCCATACAAAGCGTATGAGACAATTTCTCTAAACTCTATATCGCTTCCAACAATATTTTTCATTGTTTCTTGTGCCTGATTAAAGTTATATTCAGGCAATATTTCGCCAGGTCTAACGGTTAGCGGTTTTTCACCTTTTAATACCTTTTCTTGCAATTCTTTGTCAAAACCACCGTAGGGCTGTCCAAGGTAGCCTTTAAAAAAATCCACAACGCTTTGAGGAAGTGAAAGTTTATCAGCATTATTTTTGAAATCTTCAATAGTTAAATTGTTTCTAACCAAAAATAGCGCCAAATCTCCAACTACTTTTGAAGAAGGTGTTACTTTAATCAAATTGCCCAATGCATCATTTACCTGTTTATACATTTTTTTGATATCGTCCCATTTGTCAAGCAAACCTAAACTTATAACCTGTGGCCTTAAATTGCTATACTGACCTCCGGGTATTTCGTGTTCATATACTTCTGCTGTTGGTGCTTTTAGACCACTTTCAAACATAAAGTAGTAAGGTCTTACCTTTTCAAAGTAATTGGCAACAGTATCTAAATCTTCCTGGTTTAGACTAGATTCGTTTGGAGTGTTTTTAAGTGCTGCAACTATGGAGTTTAGCGAAGGCTGACTGGTTAGACCACTCATAGAACTAACCGCAGCATCTATTATTTTTGCACCAGATTCTATGGCACACAAAACAGAGCTTTCAGCATTACCTGAAGTATTGTGTGTATGAAAATGTAGTGGTAAGCCTACTTCTTGACTTAGCGTTTTAAATAAGACTTTGGCTGCATATGGTTTTAAAAGCCCCGCCATATCTTTTATTGCTATAATATCTGCACCCATTTTTTCAAGTTTTTTTGCAAGATCTACATAGTAGGAGAGGGTGTATTTATTGTTTTTTGGCGATAACACATCATCAGTGTAAGAAATAGCAGCTTCACAGATTCTATCTAGTTTTTTTACTTCTTCCATGGCAATTGCCATCTGATCTGTCCAGTTGAAGCAGTCAAAAATCCTAAATACATCAATCCCGCTATCAACAGCTTCTCTAATAAAGGCTTTTACAACATTGTCTGGATAATTTGTGTATCCTACGGCATTTGCACCCCTTAAAAGCATTTGGAATGGTATGTTTGGGATTTTTTGGCGTAACATGTCGAGTCTTTCCCAGGGATCTTCTTTCAAAAACCTGTAGCATACATCAAATGTAGCACCGCCCCACATTTCAATTGAAAACAGCTTGTTCATTTTTCTTGCAACAAAATCAGAAATCTCAAGTAGATCTTTTGTGCGCATCCTGGTGGCAAGCAATGATTGGTGAGCATCTCTAAAAGTTGTATCGCAAAATAAAACTTCTTTTGATGATTTTACTTTTTCAATAAAGCTTTTTGGGCCTTCTCTTAATAGTACATCCCTTAAAGCTTCTGGTATTTTGCCTTGAGCTTTTGGCTTTACTATTGTTGGAAAAACAATATTTTTCGCTTCACCATTTGGTTTGTTAACAATATTATTACCTAAAAACCTTAGAAGTTTGCTGATTCTATCTCTTGGTTTTTCAAATCTAAATATTTCTGGATGTGTTTCTAAAAAATGAACATTAAAATCGCCTTTTAAAAAGTCTTTGTTTGACACGAGATTTTCCAAAAATCTTAAGTTGTTTTTAATACCTCTAATTCTAAATTCCCTAAGCGCCCTGTGCATTTTTTTTGCAGCTTCTTCGAATGTTAAACCAAAAGCCGTAATTTTTACAAGGAGCGAATCGTAAAATGGTGTGATTAATGCTCCAGTATACGCGCTTGCAGCATCAAGCCTTATACCAAATCCTGCGGGTGATCTGTAGGCTTCAATTTTACCAGTGTCAGGGAAAAAGTTGTTTTGTGGGTCTTCTGTCGTTATGCGACACTGAAAAGCATATCCTTTTTTGTGTATATTTTCTTGTGTGCCTAAAATGTCTTTAAGTGGCTGATCGCTTGCAATTTTTATCTGGGATTGAACAATATCTATACCCGTAATCATCTCAGTTACTGTATGCTCTACCTGCAATCTCGGATTTACTTCCAAAAAGTAATAGTGCTTTTTTTCTTCATCAACCAGATATTCAAATGTAGCTGCATTGTAGAGTTTTGTTTCTTTTGCAAACTTTATTGAATCTGAATACATTGATTGTAACAACACCTCTGGTATATTTAGAGATGGTGCAATTTCTACTACTTTTTGATGTCTGCGCTGAATGGAACAGTCCCTTTCAAACAAATGTACATAGTTGCCAAATTTATCACCTAAAATCTGAATTTCTATATGTTTAGGATTTTTTACTAATTTTTCAGCTATAATTTCATCACTACCAAACGCCTTTAGGCTTTCTGATTTTGCCATTAGGTATTCTGATTCTAAATCTTGAGGTTTTTCAACCACCCTTATGCCTCTACCACCACCACCTTTTGTAGCTTTGATTAAGATAGGATAACCATACTCTTGAGCAAACTCTTTTAATTCGTTTATGCTTGTAATACAGTTTTTAGAACCTGGTATTGTAGGTATGCCTAATTTCTGTGCTGTTTGTTTTGCCATTAATTTATCGCCAAAAATTTCTATAGCGCTAAAGTGTGGTCCGATAAATATGATACCCGCTTCTATACATTTTTTAGCAAATAAAGGGTTTTCGCTTAAAAAGCCGTATCCTGGATGAATTGCATCTATATGTTTTGATTTTGCAAGTTCAATAATTTCATCCATTGATAAATATGCATCAACGGGGCTTTTACCTTCACCAACAAGATAGGATTCATCACATTTGTAGCGATGTAAGGAGTAGCGATCTTCGTAAGAGTAGATACCAATTGTTTCAATGTTTAGTTCTGTTGCAGCTCTAAAAATTCTTATGGCTATTTCACCTCGGTTTGCTACAAGTAACCGTTTAATTTTCATACAACCCCCTTTTATTTTCTTGCAATCTTTTTTTTACTATATCAAAAGCATATTGGTTAAGTCAAATATTTGTTATTTTGTAGCATTTTTCTAGTTAATATTAGAAAAATTAATTAAAATTAAACAAAAATTAGTATTATTGATTTGACTTTTAAAAAAATCGTATTAATTTAAAAAAAAAGAGGTGATTTATGATTTGTCCTGTTGTTGAGTGGGAATTGATTGGTTCTGATGATGTAGGTAATGTGTACTACATGGATAAAGAAGGTGCAGGTATAATTTCAGAAGGCATTAAAAATATATGGCTTGAGAAAAAATTCTCTAAAGAAGGCTTGGAAAAAGAAATTAAAGAATTATTAAATAAAAAAACAGATTCTTTAGTTGTTATTGATTATGATACTATAAAAAATGCACAAAGTGCAAGAATGCTATACAGGATAGATTATACAGATAAAACAAAAGTCGAGTTTATTTTAAAATTCATATCCTACCATGACAAAGATGGTAATACTTTATATTCACAAGCAGACATAGAAGATTTTAAGCCACTTCCACAAAATATTAAAGATTATTTGTTTGATAAACTGCTTGACGATTTTAACCTAGAATAGTTTTTGTTATAAGTTTTCTTCTCATATTTTTTCCATAAGCAAAAAAAATAAAAAGAGTATTGACATTTTTAAATTTTTATACACAATATATTGTGTTGGTAGATACTTAAAACACAAAATGTTGAGGTTTGTTTATGCGTTGTCCGTTTTGTAAAGCATCTGATACACGTGTTATTGATAGCCGTGTTATAGAAGATGGTAAAGTTATAAAGCGCAGAAGGGTTTGCGATGAATGTGGAAGCAGATTTAACACCTATGAGCGTATCGAGAATATACCTATAGTTGTTATAAAAAATGATGGCTCAAAAGAGCTTTTTGAAAAAGAAAAAATTATAAAAGGCATAGTAAAAGCCATAAATAAAAGACCCCTTACATACGATGATGCAGAAAAAATTGCAAATGACATAGAAGACTATATAAAAGCAAAAGAACTTTATGAAATAAACTCAAAAGACATTGGAAATCTGGTAATGGATGCACTTAAAAAACTTGATCAGGTAAGTTATGTAAGGTTCGCTTCCGTGTATAAAAAATTTGCTGATGCAGAAGATTTTATTGAGCTTTTAAAAGAATTTAAAAATAAATAAATTTAAGGAGGTTAAATGTTTAGGACAACGGCTAGTTATTTCCCAAGAATTGGTTTAAAAAGAGAATACAAACAAAACCTTGAATCGTATTGGGAAAAAAAGATTTCAAAAGAAGAATTTGTAAGCAATATGCAAGAAATCCAAAAATACCGCCTTGATGTATACAGCAAAAGCGGTCTTGATTATATTGTTTGCAATGATTTTACTTATTATGATTTTATGCTTGATTTAAGCTTTATGTTTGGTTGTATACCTGAGCGTTTTTCACACATTCAAGATGAACTAGATTTGTACTTTGCCATGGCAAGAGGGGACTCAAAAGCTCAAGCGCAGGAAATGACAAAATGGTTTGATACTAATTATCATTATATTGTTCCTGAATTTGATGGTAATTTTGAGCTTAAAAATAATACGGTGTTAAAAAACTGGCTTGGAGATAAAAAGCTTGGATATGATACTACACCTGTTATTATTGGACCATTTACATTTATAAGTTTGGGAAAAATTAACGATAACAACAAATGGCTTAAACCATTGCAAACTAAAGAATTTAGAAGTTTGCTTTTGAATATTGCAAAGCAATATAATGCTTTGCTTATTCAGCTTCAAGAAAATGGTGTAAAAAGGGTATGCTTTGATGAGCCAGCTTTTGTTCTCGATTATGATAAAAGTTTTTTAAAAGACATATTCGATGCTTACGAAATAGTCAAAAAAAACATTTTTTTAGATATAACACTTAATTCTTACTACGAAAGTTTATCTTATTTTAATGAAATTATTGAAAACATTAATTTTGATACATTGGGTCTTGATTTTACTTTTAGAGAAAATGTCGAAAATATTATTAAATTTGGCTTACCTAAAGACAAAAAAATTCAAATAGGCCTGATTGGCACAAGACATCCCTTTAAAGACAACTTAAACGAAGCAAAACAACTTGTAGAACTTGTACAGAAAAAACTAAGCTTATCATCGGATCAAGTAATTTTGAGCACATCTGGGCCTTTAATGCATTTGCCCATTAGCCTCGAATTAGAAGATTTTGATCCGAAAATATCAAATAAACTATTATTTGCTAAAGAAAAACTCCAACACTTAAACTTGCTAAAAAATATATTAAATGGAAGATTAGATTATGACTTTCAAGACGAGCAATTAGAAAAAGACGAAAACTATGAAGAAACTCTGTTAACTATAAAAAATTTAAACCCAAAAAGAGCTCATCCATTTAAATTACGCTACATTGAACAGGTAAAATCACTAAATCTACCAAAGTTTCCTACAACTACGATTGGTAGTTTTCCCCAAACCAAAGAGTTAAGGCAAAAAAGATCCTATTTTTTGTCAGGTAAAATAAGCGAAAACGAATACAATCAATACATCAATGATCAGATAAAGTATGTAGTAAAGCTACAAGAAGATTTAGGTCTTGATGTGCTGGTTCACGGAGAGTTTGAAAGAAGCGATATGGTAGAATTTTTTGCCCAAAAATTAGAAGGTTTTTTGTGCACAAAACACGGTTGGGTTATTTCTTATGGTTCAAGAGCAATAAGACCTCCTATTATTTATGGTAAAGTAAAAAGAACCAAACCTATGACAATAAAAGAGATAGTCTATGCTCAAAGCTTAACAAAAAAGCCTCTAAAAGGCATGCTAACAGGGCCAATTACAATTCTTAATTGGTCGTTTACAAGGCCTAATGTTCCAAAAGAAGTAATCGCTTACGAAATAGCACTTGCTTTAAAAGAAGAAGTAATGGATTTACAAAAAGCCAATATAAAGATTATACAAATTGATGAGCCAGCATTTAGAGAAGGTTTGCCTTTAAAAGAATCAAAGAAAAAGGATTATCTTGAGTTTGCAAGTAAAATTTTTAGATTTGTTGTTGAAGATGTTGACAAATTAACTCAAATTCATACACATATGTGTTACTCTGAGTTTGATGAAATTGTTAACTACATTTATAAAATGGATGCAGACTGCATATCTATAGAAGCATCTCGCAGTAAAGGTGATATAATTTCAAGTTTTGAAAAATTTAAATATGATCATGCAATCGGGCTTGGCGTGTGGGATATTCATTCTCCACGTGTGCCTTCTGTGGAAGAAATGCTAGAAATAGCAGAAAGGTCGTTTAAGTATATAGATAAAAATCTTTTTTGGATAAACCCTGATTGTGGTTTAAAAACAAGAAAATATGAAGAAGTAATACCTTCATTAAAAAACATGATTGAAGCTGCAAGAATTTTAAGAAAAAAATATGGAGAAAAAATAGAGGGGGTTTTATGAAAACAAACATAGCAAGCATTAATTTGAGAGAATTTTTTAGCAATGTAGTTGTAGTTAAAAGGGATCACTCTAAAGTTACTTTTGATAAGTCCAAGATAGAGAATGCTATTAGAAAGGCATTTTTAGCGACGAATGAAGAAGATTATTCAACACTTGTTACAAACAATGTTCTTTTTAGTTTAAAAAGAAAGTTTGCAAACCTTAAAGAAATTAACATTGAAGACATTCAAGACACTGTCGAAGAAGAACTTATAAAGCTAGGATTTGCTAAAGTTGCTAAAGCGTATATTCTCTACAGAGAAAAGCGTGCTATATCAAGGGATACAAAAAAAGCCCTTTTTGATGTTGAAAAAACAGTAAGCGAGTATGTAGATCAAACCGATTGGCGCATAAAAGAAAATTCAAATACAACATTCAGTTACCCTGGTCTTTATTTACATTTGGCTGGAAGCGTTTTAGCAAACTATGTGCTAAACAATATTTATCCAAAAGAAGTATCAGAAGCACACACAAACGGTGCTATTCACATACACGATTTGTCGCACGGTATTGTTGCGTATTGTGCTGGATGGTCTTTAATGGACTTAATATCAAGGGGATTTGGCGGTGTCGAAGGCAAAATTACAGCAAAACCAGCAAGACATTTATCTGCACTTACTGGGCAAATGGTTAATTTTTTGGGCGTAATGCAAATGGAATTTGCAGGCGCTCAGGCATTTAACTCTGTTGATACGCTACTTGCACCTTTTGTAAGGGCTGATAAGCTTGATTACAATGAAGTCAAACAGTTAATCCAACAGATGGTATTTGCAATGAATGTGCCAAGCAGGTGGGGTTCACAGCCGCCATTTATCAACTTTACATTTGACTGGATAGTGCCAAATGATTTAAAAGACAAACCAGCCATAGTAGGTGATGAGTTAATTGGCGTATATGGAGATTACCAAAAAGAAATGGATATGATAAATAGAGCATTTTTAGAAACAATGCTTGAAGGAGATGCTCAAGGCAGAATATTTTCTTTTCCTATACCAACGTACAATATTACAAAAGATTTTAACTGGGATGGACCAAATGTTGATTTGCTACTTAAAGCTACAGCAAAATACGGTTTGCCGTATTTTCAAAATTTTGTCTCAAGCAGTCTAAACCCTGGCGATGTAAGAAGTATGTGCTGCAGATTGCAGCTGGATTTAAGAGAACTTAAAAATAGGGGCGGCGGTCTTTTTGGATCAAGTGATAAAACAGGATCAATCGGTGTTGTAACGATAAACTTGCCACGTATAGGATACCAGTCAAAAACAAAAGATGAGTATTTTGCCAATTTAAAACACATGATGGATATAGCCAAAACATCGCTTGAAATCAAACGCAAAGTAGTAGAGCAAAACTTAAAAAACGGTCTTATGCCTTATACTTTAGCATACCTTGGACACTTCAACAATCATTTTTCAACAATAGGTATTGTAGGTATGCATGAGTCTTTATTAAACTTTATGGGAAAAGGTATTCAAACTAAAGAAGGTCAAATTTTTGCCATAGAAGTTCTTGAATTTATGAGGGAAACATTAAGAAAGTATCAACAAGAAACAGGCAATCTCTATAACCTTGAAGCAACGCCTGCAGAAGGTACATCTTATAGACTTGCCTACAAAGACAAACAATTGTATCCAGACATAAAACAATCAGGTGAATCAGATCCATACTATACAAACTCTACATTTTTGCCAGTAAACTACACGGATGACCCGTTTGAAGTATTGGATCATCAATCACCCTTGCAGGTATTATACACATCCGGAACTGTGGTGCATATATTTCTGCAGGAAAAACCGCAGGAAGATGCGCTAAAGAGTTTTATTAAAAAAGCTTTTGAAAATTATCCAATACCGTATATGACAATAACACCTACATTTTCAATATGCAAAACTCATGGATACATAGCTGGCGAGCATTTTAACTGCCCAATCTGTGGCGAAGAAACAGAAGTGTATTCAAGAGTAGTGGGCTATTACAGGCCAGTCCAAAACTGGAACAAAGGCAAACAGGAAGAGTTTAAACAACGTTTGGAATACAGTTTATGAAGATAGCAGGAATTCAAAAGGCAAGTTTTATAGATTATCCAGATAAAATTGCATCCGTGCTATTTTGCCCTTTCTGCAATTTAAGATGCCCATACTGCCATAATCCTGAACTTGTATTTTTTAAAGGTAATACTTTAGATGAGTTTAGTGTACTGTCTTTTTTGCAAAGCAGAATTGGCAAAATTGAAGCGGTTGTTATAACAGGCGGTGAACCTACACTTCAAAAAGATTTGCCTGAGTTTATAACTAAAATCAAAAGGATGGGTTATCTGGTAAAACTTGATACAAATGGTCATTGCCCTGATGTTTTGGCCGATACAATTAATCTTGTAGATGTAATTGCAATTGATTTAAAAGCAACATGTGAAAAATACAAAACATTTGGCGGTGATTGTGAAAAACTAAAAGAATCCTTTGAGTTACTAAAGCATTTTCAAGGACATTTAATTATCCGCACCACAATGTATCCTTCCTTTACTTCTAAAGCTGACATAGAAGAAATGAATAAACTTATACCAGAAGGATTAAAACACGAAAGACAGTTTAATGAGTATAGAGATTCAGTGACACTGGAAAAGTTTTTAGCCTGAAGATTAAATCTTCAGGCTAAAAAAAGATTAGGTAGGGATATCTTGAGTGTAGTAAACATTTGGCAATGTGCCATCCGTTTGTTTTAAAACATGGTATAAAGTAGCTTCTTTGAGTAGTCTTGATACGATTGAATCTTTGTCATTTAAATCACCAAAGTTTCTTGCATGCATTGGGCAGGCTTCTACGCATGCTGGAAGTAAGCCTTTTTCTAATCTTGGCAAGCAAAATGTACATTTATCAACAGAACCTAATTCTTCATTGTAGTATCTAGCATCATAAGGGCAAGCTTCCATACACGCTTTACAGCCTATACACTTATCAAAATCAACAAGGACTATACCATCACTTTTTCGTTTGTAGCTTGCACCCGTTGGGCATACCCATACGCATGGAGGATTATCGCATTGGTTACATAAAATTGGAAGCCATGAAATTTTGTAACTGTCACTTTGGGCTTTGCCTATGTATAATACTTTAGTTCTATAGTCCTGTGGGTTTTCTGGTATATGCCATGTTTTTTTGCAGGCAACTTCGCAAGCTTTGCACCCTATGCATCTATCCTGTACAATTACCATAGCATACGCGTGTTCTTTTTTTGGTCTTGCGTCTTTTATTGGATTAAATGTATTCCATTCGTATTTTTTCTCAAATACAATTGGCAACGGTATAAATGAAAAAACAGCAATACTGCCGGCTATACCCTTTAAAAAATCTTTTCTGTTCATTTAAAAACCTCCTGCTAAAGTTTTTTTAATGGTGTTGGAGGTTTTGGGATTTTTGCACCATGACATTCTGCACAGTTAAATTGTGCTGTAATTCCAACTTTCTTTGGGGCAAACCAGGCAATATTTTCATCATATTCGCCTCTGTGCCATTTATTTAATTCTTCAACTAATTTATATGCTACACTTGCAGCTACTCTAGCACATCTGTCTTTGCGCTCTGGGCTATTTATTGGGTAGCCACTTGCATGCATCCATTTTCCTACGCTAATATGACATAGTGGAGATTCGCTTACAGTATGTACGATTGTTTTTTTATTTGCTTTTGGGTTTTTGGGGACAAAAATTGGCATATCCGCATGTGAGTACCAATCAAGCATATTTGAAGCAATAATATGTCCGTCTTCACAGCCTTCCTGTGTCATAGGTCCAATTATACAGCTTGCAACAACAGCTGCACCGTTTACAGAACCGCACAATGTTCCCCAGCCTGCCAGACCGCCTTCAAATATTGCAAAAGGATCAATAGGAAATGATTTGTAAGGCTCACCAACTTTTTGCGCTAACTGATGGAAAACACTATAAATTACTGTACCGCCACACCAAAGCCTATACCACTCTTCATAAGCAATTTGAGCAGTTGTTTTTGGATCAAGCTCTACGTAAGGCCATGGCCACTTGTTTGCGCTCCAGTTTTGTGTTTTGTCAGCATTTGCAATTTGTGTAGCAAATCCACCCACCAATGTGCCAATACCAACAATACTAGCTTTTGTCAAAAAATTTTTTCGTGAGATTTTTTCGTCCATGCAGGTACCTCCAATTTTTTTTTCATTATATATTTTTTTATATAACGCTTTTAAATTTTTGTCAAGAAAATAATTTATCCGATATCGCATTTTTTTTAGAGTTTACAAAAAGATTCAATAATATATGTTTGCTATTGTATTTTTTATATTTGCTTTAGCTCATTTGACAATTCTTTAAAGAATGTATCAAAGAATTGTTTGTCAGTTATGGATTTTTCATTTTGCTTGCTTGTGGTTGCAGTTGAGCCAATCGGCACAAGACCAAGCAGTGTAGTTTGCGTGGTTGTCCTTATGACATTTTTATACTGCATGGCACTTATAAACACAGTTGATTTATTTTGCGAATTTTGCAAAACATTTATATTTACAACAACAACCATGCTGTCTTTGCCAGATGGAAAATACCTTGTGGCAACAAAACTAAAAGCGTTTGGCTCGTCTTTTTCTATTAAAAAGCCTCTTTTTAGCAATACTGCTTTTGAAGCAAGATAACACTTTTGAGCGCTTACATCAAAAGTTTTTG
This portion of the Desulfurella sp. genome encodes:
- a CDS encoding pyruvate carboxylase, whose product is MKIKRLLVANRGEIAIRIFRAATELNIETIGIYSYEDRYSLHRYKCDESYLVGEGKSPVDAYLSMDEIIELAKSKHIDAIHPGYGFLSENPLFAKKCIEAGIIFIGPHFSAIEIFGDKLMAKQTAQKLGIPTIPGSKNCITSINELKEFAQEYGYPILIKATKGGGGRGIRVVEKPQDLESEYLMAKSESLKAFGSDEIIAEKLVKNPKHIEIQILGDKFGNYVHLFERDCSIQRRHQKVVEIAPSLNIPEVLLQSMYSDSIKFAKETKLYNAATFEYLVDEEKKHYYFLEVNPRLQVEHTVTEMITGIDIVQSQIKIASDQPLKDILGTQENIHKKGYAFQCRITTEDPQNNFFPDTGKIEAYRSPAGFGIRLDAASAYTGALITPFYDSLLVKITAFGLTFEEAAKKMHRALREFRIRGIKNNLRFLENLVSNKDFLKGDFNVHFLETHPEIFRFEKPRDRISKLLRFLGNNIVNKPNGEAKNIVFPTIVKPKAQGKIPEALRDVLLREGPKSFIEKVKSSKEVLFCDTTFRDAHQSLLATRMRTKDLLEISDFVARKMNKLFSIEMWGGATFDVCYRFLKEDPWERLDMLRQKIPNIPFQMLLRGANAVGYTNYPDNVVKAFIREAVDSGIDVFRIFDCFNWTDQMAIAMEEVKKLDRICEAAISYTDDVLSPKNNKYTLSYYVDLAKKLEKMGADIIAIKDMAGLLKPYAAKVLFKTLSQEVGLPLHFHTHNTSGNAESSVLCAIESGAKIIDAAVSSMSGLTSQPSLNSIVAALKNTPNESSLNQEDLDTVANYFEKVRPYYFMFESGLKAPTAEVYEHEIPGGQYSNLRPQVISLGLLDKWDDIKKMYKQVNDALGNLIKVTPSSKVVGDLALFLVRNNLTIEDFKNNADKLSLPQSVVDFFKGYLGQPYGGFDKELQEKVLKGEKPLTVRPGEILPEYNFNQAQETMKNIVGSDIEFREIVSYALYGKVIEDYFNFNKDYGDVWVLSTKDFFFPLNVGEETVINLEEGKTIFVKLIAVGEADSKGQRILTFEVNGESRFVTVKDLNLQATLKQNLKGDKKNPNHVIATMPGKISKILVKEGDFVNKNQPVCITEAMKMETKIVALKEGKVKNILLKEGDTIEEQDLIIELE
- the nrdR gene encoding transcriptional regulator NrdR; this encodes MRCPFCKASDTRVIDSRVIEDGKVIKRRRVCDECGSRFNTYERIENIPIVVIKNDGSKELFEKEKIIKGIVKAINKRPLTYDDAEKIANDIEDYIKAKELYEINSKDIGNLVMDALKKLDQVSYVRFASVYKKFADAEDFIELLKEFKNK
- the metE gene encoding 5-methyltetrahydropteroyltriglutamate--homocysteine S-methyltransferase, which codes for MFRTTASYFPRIGLKREYKQNLESYWEKKISKEEFVSNMQEIQKYRLDVYSKSGLDYIVCNDFTYYDFMLDLSFMFGCIPERFSHIQDELDLYFAMARGDSKAQAQEMTKWFDTNYHYIVPEFDGNFELKNNTVLKNWLGDKKLGYDTTPVIIGPFTFISLGKINDNNKWLKPLQTKEFRSLLLNIAKQYNALLIQLQENGVKRVCFDEPAFVLDYDKSFLKDIFDAYEIVKKNIFLDITLNSYYESLSYFNEIIENINFDTLGLDFTFRENVENIIKFGLPKDKKIQIGLIGTRHPFKDNLNEAKQLVELVQKKLSLSSDQVILSTSGPLMHLPISLELEDFDPKISNKLLFAKEKLQHLNLLKNILNGRLDYDFQDEQLEKDENYEETLLTIKNLNPKRAHPFKLRYIEQVKSLNLPKFPTTTIGSFPQTKELRQKRSYFLSGKISENEYNQYINDQIKYVVKLQEDLGLDVLVHGEFERSDMVEFFAQKLEGFLCTKHGWVISYGSRAIRPPIIYGKVKRTKPMTIKEIVYAQSLTKKPLKGMLTGPITILNWSFTRPNVPKEVIAYEIALALKEEVMDLQKANIKIIQIDEPAFREGLPLKESKKKDYLEFASKIFRFVVEDVDKLTQIHTHMCYSEFDEIVNYIYKMDADCISIEASRSKGDIISSFEKFKYDHAIGLGVWDIHSPRVPSVEEMLEIAERSFKYIDKNLFWINPDCGLKTRKYEEVIPSLKNMIEAARILRKKYGEKIEGVL
- a CDS encoding ribonucleoside triphosphate reductase; this translates as MKTNIASINLREFFSNVVVVKRDHSKVTFDKSKIENAIRKAFLATNEEDYSTLVTNNVLFSLKRKFANLKEINIEDIQDTVEEELIKLGFAKVAKAYILYREKRAISRDTKKALFDVEKTVSEYVDQTDWRIKENSNTTFSYPGLYLHLAGSVLANYVLNNIYPKEVSEAHTNGAIHIHDLSHGIVAYCAGWSLMDLISRGFGGVEGKITAKPARHLSALTGQMVNFLGVMQMEFAGAQAFNSVDTLLAPFVRADKLDYNEVKQLIQQMVFAMNVPSRWGSQPPFINFTFDWIVPNDLKDKPAIVGDELIGVYGDYQKEMDMINRAFLETMLEGDAQGRIFSFPIPTYNITKDFNWDGPNVDLLLKATAKYGLPYFQNFVSSSLNPGDVRSMCCRLQLDLRELKNRGGGLFGSSDKTGSIGVVTINLPRIGYQSKTKDEYFANLKHMMDIAKTSLEIKRKVVEQNLKNGLMPYTLAYLGHFNNHFSTIGIVGMHESLLNFMGKGIQTKEGQIFAIEVLEFMRETLRKYQQETGNLYNLEATPAEGTSYRLAYKDKQLYPDIKQSGESDPYYTNSTFLPVNYTDDPFEVLDHQSPLQVLYTSGTVVHIFLQEKPQEDALKSFIKKAFENYPIPYMTITPTFSICKTHGYIAGEHFNCPICGEETEVYSRVVGYYRPVQNWNKGKQEEFKQRLEYSL
- a CDS encoding anaerobic ribonucleoside-triphosphate reductase activating protein; translation: MKIAGIQKASFIDYPDKIASVLFCPFCNLRCPYCHNPELVFFKGNTLDEFSVLSFLQSRIGKIEAVVITGGEPTLQKDLPEFITKIKRMGYLVKLDTNGHCPDVLADTINLVDVIAIDLKATCEKYKTFGGDCEKLKESFELLKHFQGHLIIRTTMYPSFTSKADIEEMNKLIPEGLKHERQFNEYRDSVTLEKFLA
- a CDS encoding 4Fe-4S dicluster domain-containing protein, producing MNRKDFLKGIAGSIAVFSFIPLPIVFEKKYEWNTFNPIKDARPKKEHAYAMVIVQDRCIGCKACEVACKKTWHIPENPQDYRTKVLYIGKAQSDSYKISWLPILCNQCDNPPCVWVCPTGASYKRKSDGIVLVDFDKCIGCKACMEACPYDARYYNEELGSVDKCTFCLPRLEKGLLPACVEACPMHARNFGDLNDKDSIVSRLLKEATLYHVLKQTDGTLPNVYYTQDIPT
- a CDS encoding C-GCAxxG-C-C family protein codes for the protein MDEKISRKNFLTKASIVGIGTLVGGFATQIANADKTQNWSANKWPWPYVELDPKTTAQIAYEEWYRLWCGGTVIYSVFHQLAQKVGEPYKSFPIDPFAIFEGGLAGWGTLCGSVNGAAVVASCIIGPMTQEGCEDGHIIASNMLDWYSHADMPIFVPKNPKANKKTIVHTVSESPLCHISVGKWMHASGYPINSPERKDRCARVAASVAYKLVEELNKWHRGEYDENIAWFAPKKVGITAQFNCAECHGAKIPKPPTPLKKL
- a CDS encoding DUF2242 domain-containing protein translates to MAAKQGKYSLLMLIFTIFIASCATNPYKSSLNSTIDNSKTFDVSAQKCYLASKAVLLKRGFLIEKDEPNAFSFVATRYFPSGKDSMVVVVNINVLQNSQNKSTVFISAMQYKNVIRTTTQTTLLGLVPIGSTATTSKQNEKSITDKQFFDTFFKELSNELKQI